The Niastella koreensis GR20-10 genome includes a window with the following:
- a CDS encoding class I fructose-bisphosphate aldolase, with protein MPSKKIVDLLGDKASYLLEHKATAIDKSTITLPSPNHIEEIWVNSNRSNQVLRSLQTLLSHGRLADTGFCSIFPVDQGIEHSGGSAFAPNPIYFDPENIIKLAIEGGCNAVASTYGVLGIMSRKYAHRIPFIVKINHNEFLSLPNKYDQTMFGTIRSAWNMGAVAVGATIYWGSAESARQLKEVAEAFEMAHELGMATILWCYTRNNGFKVDGVDYHTAADFTGQANHLGVTLQADIIKQKLPTNNGGYLATKHGKTSPLVYEKLTTDHPIDLCRYQVLNCYRGRVGLINSGGESKGSSDLADSVYTAVINKRAGGMGLILGRKAFQRPMKEGIELLNATQDVYLDKDITVA; from the coding sequence ATGCCGTCTAAAAAAATCGTCGACCTGTTAGGTGACAAAGCCTCCTATCTATTGGAACACAAGGCTACCGCAATTGACAAATCAACAATTACCCTACCCTCTCCCAATCACATTGAAGAAATCTGGGTCAACAGCAACCGAAGCAACCAGGTGTTGCGCAGTTTGCAAACCCTGTTAAGTCATGGCCGTTTGGCCGATACCGGTTTTTGCAGCATCTTCCCGGTAGATCAGGGCATCGAGCACAGTGGTGGCTCAGCCTTCGCTCCCAATCCAATTTATTTCGATCCTGAAAATATTATCAAACTCGCTATTGAAGGCGGTTGTAATGCAGTAGCCAGTACATATGGCGTATTGGGCATTATGAGCCGTAAATATGCACACCGCATTCCTTTTATAGTAAAGATCAATCACAACGAATTTTTAAGTCTGCCCAATAAGTACGATCAAACTATGTTCGGTACTATCAGAAGTGCATGGAACATGGGTGCAGTAGCAGTGGGCGCTACTATTTACTGGGGTTCTGCCGAAAGCGCCCGCCAGTTAAAGGAAGTGGCCGAAGCGTTTGAAATGGCGCACGAGCTGGGCATGGCCACCATCCTGTGGTGCTATACCCGTAACAACGGGTTTAAAGTTGATGGGGTGGATTATCATACTGCCGCCGACTTTACCGGCCAGGCCAACCATTTGGGTGTTACATTGCAAGCCGATATCATAAAACAAAAACTACCCACCAATAACGGCGGTTACCTGGCTACCAAACACGGTAAAACATCACCGTTAGTGTATGAAAAACTCACTACCGATCACCCTATCGATCTATGCCGTTACCAGGTATTGAATTGCTACAGAGGACGTGTTGGTTTAATCAACAGTGGCGGCGAAAGCAAAGGCTCCAGTGATCTGGCCGATTCAGTATACACGGCTGTTATCAATAAAAGAGCCGGTGGTATGGGTTTGATCCTGGGCCGTAAAGCATTCCAGCGCCCGATGAAAGAAGGCATCGAGTTGTTGAATGCCACGCAGGATGTTTATCTCGACAAGGATATTACCGTAGCTTAA
- a CDS encoding trypsin-like serine peptidase: MGTKTMSQRPNGGHSETFSETVSEVEQRRKVLSETPVFEAEQVGQGTGFSSLRPEEMHRETSNVLSQAGMALREDVLEEPGMEMEGDQPLDAVFASYGELMIKLQQTQPVMGEIEEELEGRMPVNDSTTFPFRAICRLIITASDNTRWYGTGFFIGPRTVITTGHCVYLHEHGGWARSIEVIPGLSNESRPYGSAVARIFKSVAGWTKAKNRNQDYAAIVLPNNSALGNQTGTFGFSAMKDELLEAATLNLADYPIIQHTRQAFLRFQKRQFQHQRGIFEGQYQRQYEQQAELGGEGQEEETELQSAPKLKEALMNMTNQLWFAQLNVRSVTASQIRYDQQVQRCQSGAPIWVKSGNSRYVVGIHTSSFLSGMAALRITPQVYKNLSEWKSKGM; the protein is encoded by the coding sequence ATGGGCACTAAAACCATGTCGCAAAGACCCAATGGCGGTCATTCAGAAACATTTTCAGAAACAGTTTCCGAAGTTGAACAAAGAAGAAAAGTTTTGTCCGAAACCCCTGTGTTTGAAGCGGAACAAGTAGGTCAGGGAACTGGCTTTTCTTCATTAAGACCGGAAGAAATGCACCGCGAAACCTCGAATGTGTTATCACAGGCAGGTATGGCGCTTCGCGAAGACGTACTGGAAGAACCAGGGATGGAAATGGAAGGCGATCAACCATTGGATGCCGTGTTTGCCAGTTATGGCGAACTAATGATAAAGCTACAACAAACACAACCGGTTATGGGCGAAATAGAAGAAGAGCTGGAAGGCCGTATGCCGGTAAATGATTCCACTACTTTTCCTTTCAGGGCTATTTGCCGGTTAATTATTACTGCCAGCGACAATACCCGCTGGTACGGAACAGGTTTTTTTATTGGCCCGCGTACAGTTATTACAACAGGGCATTGTGTTTATTTACATGAACATGGCGGCTGGGCCCGCAGTATTGAAGTTATACCCGGGTTAAGTAATGAGAGCCGCCCATATGGTTCCGCTGTTGCCAGGATCTTCAAATCTGTGGCAGGCTGGACAAAAGCAAAAAACCGGAACCAGGATTATGCGGCCATTGTTCTGCCCAACAATTCTGCACTGGGCAATCAAACAGGTACGTTTGGATTTTCTGCCATGAAAGATGAACTGCTGGAAGCAGCTACGTTGAACCTGGCAGATTACCCCATTATTCAACATACCAGGCAGGCTTTCCTCCGGTTCCAGAAACGGCAATTCCAGCATCAACGGGGTATTTTTGAGGGTCAGTATCAACGGCAGTATGAACAACAGGCTGAGCTGGGCGGCGAAGGACAGGAAGAAGAAACTGAACTGCAGAGTGCGCCAAAATTGAAGGAAGCGTTAATGAATATGACCAACCAGTTGTGGTTTGCCCAGTTGAATGTTCGTTCAGTGACTGCCAGCCAGATTCGCTACGATCAGCAGGTACAGCGTTGTCAAAGCGGCGCACCCATTTGGGTTAAATCGGGCAACAGCCGGTATGTAGTTGGCATTCACACCAGCAGCTTTTTATCGGGCATGGCCGCGCTTCGGATAACACCACAGGTGTATAAGAATTTAAGCGAATGGAAATCCAAAGGAATGTAA